A genomic stretch from Telmatocola sphagniphila includes:
- a CDS encoding rRNA adenine N-6-methyltransferase family protein — translation MIPGSTNSPNNGTKKLGKSSLSDWWLVFSKFRKHGSKIATMIPSSRFLSRKIIKGIDFDKAKCIVELGAGTGPITQELLKRVKPHTKLLIIEKDADFCNRLRERFPSSQNPNAEIIEGDAARLDQILAERGLETADHVVSGLPLPSIPENIRYDIMASSMRVLGPNGTFRQLTVMPWVYRRLYKKYFGTVKFDLVPLNFPPAGVYFCQGFRFSNAS, via the coding sequence ATGATCCCCGGCTCCACAAATTCTCCTAACAACGGAACCAAGAAGTTGGGCAAATCTTCACTTTCTGACTGGTGGCTGGTTTTCTCGAAATTCCGCAAGCACGGGTCCAAGATCGCCACCATGATCCCGAGTTCGAGATTTCTCTCGAGAAAAATCATCAAAGGGATCGATTTCGATAAAGCCAAGTGCATCGTCGAATTGGGTGCCGGCACAGGCCCCATCACCCAGGAACTCCTCAAGCGGGTTAAACCGCACACCAAGCTTCTGATCATCGAGAAAGACGCCGATTTCTGCAATCGGCTCCGGGAACGGTTCCCCTCCTCGCAAAATCCCAATGCGGAAATTATCGAAGGAGATGCGGCCCGACTCGATCAGATTCTGGCCGAGCGAGGTTTGGAGACCGCCGATCACGTAGTTTCGGGTCTTCCGCTGCCCTCAATTCCGGAAAACATCCGCTACGACATTATGGCCTCCTCCATGCGAGTCCTGGGCCCTAATGGTACCTTTCGGCAGTTGACTGTAATGCCCTGGGTCTACCGTCGGCTGTACAAGAAGTATTTTGGCACGGTGAAATTCGATCTGGTGCCCCTGAACTTCCCTCCTGCAGGCGTCTACTTCTGCCAGGGTTTCCGATTTTCCAATGCCTCGTAA
- a CDS encoding GH3 family domain-containing protein, protein MKFIELLTGNLVSRRVAETGLLKYSRRRVKKLDEMKVPEVQQETLLRLVSYASGTLFARDHRFHEINSIETFQKNVPVREYEFFWDRYWKDAYPRLEGLTWPDKIPYYALSSGTTSGSTKYIPISHQMIASNKKAAFTLLSFFKNAYPESRIFNGKVFFLSGNTDMKELADGSRAGDLSAVAAREVWQGIRPYTFPPMELARIPDWETKVQKLAEAAAREPITAISGVPSWILFLFDRLKKVTGKNTIADIWPLLRLVIHGGTRFDPYRELFQKEIGSDQVQFVDTYPSSEGYIATEDPRYKLLRVIPDCEIFYEFIPFDELGKDNPTRHTLATVETGVNYAVVLTSCAGMWANLLGDTVVFEKRDPPLLRFSGRTKYFLSAFGEHLISEEIEKAIAEAARQTDAVYSDFHVGPIFSTDPSEPGTHRYLIEFRRKPKDMNSFIKIFDDYLKNINEDYEAHRKNNLTMRLPVVDIVKENGFLEWMLAHGKRPPQHKVPRMDNTGKLTESMRSWFSSHQWLDQ, encoded by the coding sequence TTGAAATTCATCGAACTATTGACCGGTAATCTGGTATCGCGCCGAGTTGCCGAAACCGGATTGCTGAAATACTCCCGACGTCGAGTCAAAAAGCTCGACGAGATGAAGGTTCCTGAAGTCCAGCAGGAAACCTTACTCCGACTGGTGAGTTACGCTTCCGGCACATTATTCGCCCGCGATCACCGCTTTCACGAAATCAACTCGATTGAAACGTTTCAAAAAAACGTCCCGGTTCGGGAGTATGAATTCTTCTGGGACCGCTACTGGAAAGACGCTTACCCACGCCTGGAAGGGCTGACTTGGCCGGACAAGATCCCGTATTACGCCCTTTCTTCGGGTACCACCAGCGGCAGCACCAAGTATATTCCGATCTCGCATCAGATGATTGCCTCCAACAAAAAAGCGGCGTTCACTCTGCTGTCATTTTTTAAGAATGCGTACCCGGAATCCCGGATTTTCAACGGCAAAGTTTTCTTCCTGAGTGGTAACACCGACATGAAGGAACTAGCCGACGGCAGCCGGGCAGGCGATCTCTCGGCTGTCGCCGCACGAGAGGTCTGGCAGGGAATTCGCCCCTATACGTTTCCGCCCATGGAACTCGCTCGGATTCCCGACTGGGAAACCAAGGTTCAGAAACTGGCCGAAGCGGCGGCCCGGGAGCCGATTACCGCCATCAGTGGCGTCCCTTCCTGGATTCTGTTTCTCTTCGATCGACTCAAAAAAGTCACCGGCAAGAATACCATCGCCGACATCTGGCCGCTGTTACGGCTAGTGATCCACGGTGGAACTCGCTTCGATCCCTATCGCGAACTGTTCCAAAAAGAAATCGGCAGCGATCAGGTCCAATTCGTGGATACTTACCCGAGTTCCGAAGGGTACATTGCCACCGAAGACCCTCGCTATAAACTGCTGCGAGTAATTCCCGACTGCGAAATCTTTTACGAATTCATTCCTTTCGACGAACTCGGCAAAGACAATCCGACCCGCCATACCCTGGCAACAGTTGAAACGGGCGTGAATTATGCAGTTGTGTTGACCAGTTGTGCAGGGATGTGGGCTAACCTGCTGGGCGATACAGTCGTCTTCGAAAAACGGGATCCTCCCCTCCTGCGATTCAGTGGTCGAACGAAATATTTCCTCTCCGCATTTGGCGAACACCTTATCAGCGAAGAGATCGAAAAAGCGATCGCAGAGGCTGCGCGGCAAACCGATGCCGTCTATTCCGATTTCCACGTTGGGCCGATCTTCTCGACCGACCCATCGGAACCGGGCACGCATCGCTATCTGATCGAATTTCGTCGTAAACCGAAGGACATGAACAGCTTCATCAAAATCTTCGATGACTATCTCAAAAACATAAACGAGGATTACGAAGCCCACCGGAAAAACAACCTCACCATGCGTCTACCGGTGGTCGATATCGTGAAGGAGAACGGCTTTCTCGAATGGATGCTGGCCCACGGCAAACGACCGCCCCAGCACAAAGTCCCCCGGATGGATAACACCGGGAAACTGACCGAATCCATGCGCAGTTGGTTTTCGTCCCATCAGTGGCTCGACCAATAG
- a CDS encoding ADP-ribosylglycohydrolase family protein: MPSDSRAIIGCLLGTAAGDSLGLPYEGLTPQRAARILGVPLRQRFLFGYGMVSDDTDHTCLVAESLLLSQQNPELFLRLLSRRLRFWLLSLPAGVGKATALALFKSWLGFGVKTSGVYSAGNGPAMRSAILGVLLSDKQQLAEFVRLSTRITHTDPKAEWGALAIALAARQSADLQCDGRLLLNDLKALTGGSEAEELLTSLQQVIDSVGLGEKTERFAHSENLSAGITGYMYHTVPMVLHVWLSHPTDYRRAIQEIILLGGDADSTAAILGGIIGARVGKDGIPREWLKILAWPRDLAWMEKLGEELANKADSKITARRSFSVLATLPRNLIFLAVVLVHIFRRCLPPY; this comes from the coding sequence ATGCCCTCTGATTCCCGGGCTATAATCGGCTGCCTTCTGGGAACCGCGGCAGGCGATTCCCTGGGATTGCCTTACGAAGGGCTAACTCCTCAAAGGGCCGCTCGAATCCTGGGAGTTCCGCTAAGACAGCGATTCCTCTTCGGCTACGGAATGGTATCGGATGATACCGACCACACTTGTCTCGTCGCAGAGTCGCTGCTGCTCTCCCAGCAAAATCCCGAACTATTTTTGAGGCTTCTGTCGCGCCGACTGCGTTTTTGGCTCCTCAGCCTGCCCGCAGGTGTCGGTAAAGCCACCGCTCTGGCCCTTTTCAAGAGTTGGTTGGGCTTTGGGGTTAAAACCAGCGGGGTCTATTCCGCTGGGAATGGACCGGCCATGCGGTCCGCCATTCTCGGAGTACTCCTCTCCGATAAACAGCAACTTGCAGAGTTTGTTCGCCTCTCGACGCGAATCACCCATACCGATCCCAAAGCCGAGTGGGGAGCCTTGGCCATAGCCCTGGCCGCGCGGCAAAGTGCTGACCTGCAGTGCGATGGCCGACTGCTACTGAACGATCTGAAAGCTTTAACGGGCGGTTCGGAAGCCGAAGAATTACTGACTAGCTTGCAGCAAGTGATCGATAGCGTCGGATTGGGCGAAAAAACGGAGCGATTCGCTCATTCGGAAAATTTGTCGGCGGGAATTACCGGCTACATGTACCACACGGTTCCCATGGTACTTCATGTATGGCTGAGTCATCCCACGGATTATCGCAGGGCCATTCAGGAAATCATACTTTTAGGTGGCGATGCCGATTCCACCGCGGCGATTCTCGGTGGGATTATTGGAGCCCGTGTCGGCAAAGACGGGATTCCCCGAGAATGGCTAAAGATTCTTGCTTGGCCCCGAGACCTCGCCTGGATGGAGAAATTGGGGGAGGAATTGGCTAATAAAGCGGACTCAAAGATAACTGCTCGCCGGAGCTTTAGCGTTCTGGCAACCCTGCCCCGAAACCTGATATTCCTGGCAGTAGTACTGGTGCACATTTTTCGAAGGTGTCTGCCGCCCTATTGA
- a CDS encoding FmdB family zinc ribbon protein: MPLYVYQVIEADGSEGEVFETLQGMSEAPLTQHPENGKPVRRLLSAPRIAGKFTDIGAGSLAPKNLTNLGFTQYKKAGGGYYEKTAGSGPDVISRDDVN; this comes from the coding sequence ATGCCCCTTTATGTTTATCAAGTCATCGAAGCCGATGGTAGCGAAGGTGAAGTTTTTGAGACCCTCCAGGGCATGAGCGAAGCACCCTTAACCCAGCACCCCGAAAATGGCAAACCTGTTCGTCGGCTGCTTTCTGCTCCGCGAATCGCCGGAAAATTTACAGATATCGGGGCCGGTTCGCTGGCTCCTAAGAATTTGACGAATCTGGGTTTTACGCAGTACAAAAAAGCGGGAGGCGGCTACTACGAAAAAACGGCGGGCAGCGGACCCGATGTCATTTCCCGGGACGATGTGAACTGA
- a CDS encoding HisA/HisF-related TIM barrel protein, translated as MIPLIPVIDIQNGIVVHGIAGNRANYLPLKSVWTESTDPLEVAQKLWDLYAPPAVYIADLDAISGKRPNTALYEALIRRDIHFWLDAGPAGLDIPSTRTIHALEWLKEFQAEEDTAIFSLDLRNGFPLRADPRWPEDPLEIAFRAVEAGYRELLLLDLMRVGTGLGLNTEPLAQKLRNKYPALRLMLGGGIRSHEDINRLEPLGLAGVLVASALHDGSIRPRH; from the coding sequence ATGATTCCGCTTATCCCGGTTATCGACATCCAGAATGGGATCGTCGTACACGGTATTGCTGGGAACCGAGCGAATTACCTGCCTCTCAAAAGCGTCTGGACCGAATCCACGGATCCCCTCGAAGTTGCTCAAAAACTTTGGGATCTTTATGCCCCGCCGGCAGTTTATATAGCTGATCTCGATGCAATCTCGGGGAAGCGACCAAATACCGCACTCTACGAGGCCTTGATTCGGCGAGATATCCACTTCTGGCTCGATGCAGGACCAGCCGGTCTGGATATCCCATCCACGCGAACGATCCATGCTTTGGAATGGCTGAAGGAATTCCAAGCTGAAGAGGATACGGCAATTTTTTCGCTCGACCTCCGAAACGGATTTCCCCTTCGAGCTGACCCGCGCTGGCCGGAAGATCCCTTGGAAATTGCCTTTCGAGCGGTTGAAGCGGGCTATCGGGAATTGTTACTTCTGGATCTCATGAGAGTGGGAACCGGACTGGGACTCAACACGGAGCCCCTGGCTCAGAAACTTAGAAACAAATATCCGGCACTTCGGTTGATGCTGGGCGGCGGCATTCGAAGCCACGAGGATATTAATCGTTTGGAACCTTTGGGCCTGGCAGGAGTACTGGTGGCTTCGGCTCTGCACGACGGTTCCATCCGGCCGCGGCATTAG
- a CDS encoding 6-pyruvoyl trahydropterin synthase family protein, with protein MATERYTVRVTKDYLVFCSGHFITYDGDQCERLHGHNYRAAIELEGPLDPSYYLFDFVTLKNIGRRLTDELDHFMMLPTRNPHIKIKEVGPQVHVSYKDREWVFPRSECVLLPIENTTAELLGRYLAVKLLEELEQKHHFVPDVLRVEIEESFGQSATYEWRK; from the coding sequence ATGGCAACCGAACGCTACACCGTCCGCGTCACGAAAGACTACCTCGTGTTCTGCTCCGGGCATTTCATAACTTATGATGGGGATCAATGCGAACGGCTGCACGGCCACAATTACCGGGCGGCCATTGAACTCGAAGGGCCGCTCGATCCCAGCTATTACCTGTTCGACTTCGTGACGCTGAAAAATATTGGCCGTCGGTTAACGGATGAGCTGGATCACTTCATGATGTTGCCGACAAGGAATCCGCACATCAAAATCAAAGAGGTCGGTCCTCAAGTCCATGTTTCCTACAAGGATCGGGAATGGGTATTCCCTCGAAGTGAATGCGTTCTTCTGCCGATCGAAAATACTACTGCCGAATTGCTGGGAAGATATCTGGCCGTCAAGCTGCTCGAAGAGCTCGAGCAGAAGCACCATTTCGTACCCGATGTTCTTCGAGTCGAGATCGAAGAAAGTTTCGGTCAATCCGCCACCTACGAATGGCGCAAATAG
- a CDS encoding triphosphoribosyl-dephospho-CoA synthase, whose translation MIQLNLEQAVFTACLWEATARKAGNVHRYRDFDDLTYLDFVQSAHAIAPVIANMVDAPIGETVLECIKATRRVVNTNTNLGIVLLLVPLSKVEIFESEYLWKLLSATTVQDAENVYQAIRLASPGGMGKVEDQDVAKPPTLNLQAVMQMASDRDGVAAQYHEGCNFISVIGASGFFTGWLAQGLTMEQSILELQLIFLGVGDTLIRRKVGKERENEIARKAYELSMSDLQSAANRLRYRELDAYLRSEGNRLNPGTTADLITASLFVWLRTNKVDLTIPFTWTEYSN comes from the coding sequence ATGATTCAACTGAATTTGGAACAAGCCGTATTTACCGCATGCCTTTGGGAGGCGACGGCTCGCAAAGCGGGAAATGTACATCGATACCGGGATTTCGACGACCTCACCTATCTCGACTTCGTCCAGAGTGCTCACGCAATCGCCCCTGTGATTGCCAATATGGTCGATGCTCCCATAGGGGAAACGGTACTCGAATGCATCAAAGCCACTCGAAGAGTCGTGAATACAAACACGAATCTGGGGATAGTCCTGCTTTTAGTACCACTATCCAAAGTTGAAATATTCGAATCGGAATATCTATGGAAGCTTTTGTCGGCGACAACTGTACAGGATGCCGAAAACGTCTATCAGGCGATACGCCTCGCCAGCCCTGGAGGGATGGGGAAAGTCGAGGATCAGGACGTTGCAAAACCCCCGACCCTGAATCTTCAGGCAGTGATGCAGATGGCCAGCGATCGAGATGGCGTGGCCGCACAGTATCACGAAGGCTGCAATTTCATATCCGTGATTGGGGCATCCGGATTCTTTACGGGATGGCTTGCGCAGGGCCTGACAATGGAGCAGTCAATTCTCGAACTTCAACTCATCTTTTTAGGTGTAGGAGATACATTGATTCGAAGAAAAGTCGGGAAGGAGAGAGAGAACGAAATTGCCCGCAAAGCTTACGAACTATCGATGTCTGATCTTCAATCCGCAGCAAATCGCCTGCGATATCGCGAACTCGATGCCTACCTTCGCTCCGAAGGTAACAGGCTCAATCCCGGAACTACCGCGGATCTCATCACCGCTTCCTTGTTCGTCTGGCTCCGGACAAATAAGGTAGACTTGACGATACCATTTACCTGGACTGAATATTCGAATTGA
- a CDS encoding ATP-grasp domain-containing protein — protein METIGIVSSGRGWHVRDLLRAAGELRMEVKQFSHESLQASVVQRKLPGKSIDAFANCLALIVRTMPLGSLEQVIFRMNALYQRELAGCSVYNRTRCLEICIDKYLTLVMLAKAGICVPRTHVSQTAEAAMEGYEILGQEVVIKPIFGSEGRGILRVHDPDLAWRTFRTLERSQAVIYQQEFIPHPGYDIRVFILDGRVLAAMKRSSQTDWRTNCSRGAVSEVVKLSAAQEERAIRAAHAVQGWAVGVDILQSPSGEEFVLEVNAVPGWRHIAPTCGVDVAKEMLKAIRK, from the coding sequence ATGGAAACCATTGGGATAGTATCTTCCGGCCGGGGCTGGCACGTTCGCGACCTGTTGCGCGCCGCCGGGGAGCTCAGGATGGAAGTGAAACAGTTCTCACACGAAAGTTTGCAGGCTTCCGTGGTCCAGCGAAAATTGCCTGGGAAATCAATTGACGCTTTTGCGAATTGTCTGGCTTTAATCGTTCGAACCATGCCGCTCGGATCCCTGGAACAGGTGATCTTTCGCATGAACGCGCTTTACCAGCGAGAGCTCGCCGGTTGCTCGGTTTACAATCGGACTCGATGCCTGGAAATTTGTATCGATAAGTATCTGACTCTGGTCATGCTGGCGAAAGCCGGAATTTGTGTGCCGCGAACTCATGTCTCCCAAACGGCGGAGGCAGCTATGGAGGGGTATGAAATTCTCGGACAGGAAGTGGTGATCAAGCCGATATTTGGCTCGGAAGGACGGGGAATTTTACGTGTGCACGATCCCGATTTAGCCTGGCGGACTTTCCGAACCCTGGAGCGTTCGCAAGCTGTCATCTACCAGCAGGAGTTCATTCCACATCCGGGCTACGACATCCGCGTTTTCATACTGGACGGTCGAGTACTGGCTGCCATGAAAAGATCCTCCCAGACCGACTGGCGAACCAATTGCTCCCGTGGTGCGGTTTCCGAAGTGGTAAAACTCTCCGCGGCACAGGAAGAACGCGCTATTCGGGCCGCGCATGCCGTTCAAGGCTGGGCGGTTGGCGTAGATATTCTGCAATCTCCCTCGGGTGAAGAATTCGTTCTCGAAGTCAATGCCGTTCCCGGCTGGCGGCATATCGCCCCAACCTGCGGCGTCGATGTCGCGAAGGAAATGCTGAAAGCGATCCGAAAATGA
- a CDS encoding YegP family protein, whose amino-acid sequence MAKFEVYKDKAGEFRWRFVATNGRIIAVSSEGYKSKNHCTHGIDLILTEGKKAPVEDIKK is encoded by the coding sequence ATGGCGAAATTTGAAGTCTACAAGGATAAGGCGGGAGAGTTCCGCTGGCGCTTCGTAGCCACTAACGGACGGATTATTGCCGTTTCCAGTGAAGGCTACAAGAGCAAGAATCATTGCACTCATGGAATCGATCTGATCCTAACCGAGGGGAAAAAAGCCCCAGTGGAAGATATCAAGAAGTGA
- a CDS encoding LPS-assembly protein LptD, whose translation MGWRTAFIGAVCTFVLAGFGNPASAQDPVLPRFVEPIPIPSNDSNSQSRSSQSSQVNTPVPGITTAAPPSGNATIPVSPPVTPAQSAIPLPTGATRLLQFGMRTSRGFNIKYVDGPQGQQIAILTGGIKMFATFIKGDKSTFLDVQADDVVVWLKGGQIDELINSSTPQPAGNEREIEVFMSGNVIVRYGNSTEKKNADGTPQEDKTMRADKVYYDVSKDKAIAVNGVLQFFRQGLRDPAVIKAREILQLSPTEFRAQAVQMSSSSLPSDPGVSMNAQTVDIVQEPDIRRNIFGNQYYNRLLQQDITSPETLFEAQNVTLQAMEYPFFYVPYMAGNVNRPLGPLESVAFRTDKIFGTQILTTWSVLDLLAMTPLPGERWDLQADYLSDRGPALGTSYSNRGDKFYGMDMPFMTEFKAYGIYDQGHDKLGGPRENDFEPSQYRSRISWKGQLEVTEELTFMGQIAHLSDPRFLESYYKPEFDSGDNLESFGYLKYQDGIGAVSVLGKANFDRFWVTETNWLPKASGYWLGQSFFDTFTYNAWGSAGYAQLNPARTTLSPFSPPGQINTLPFPYEPTDQKTSTGRFDVMQEISLPFNAGPVKVVPYAKVDLAYYSNDLQGQDVGRFYGGGGVRTSLPMSQLYSDVESELLNLNGLNHKITFGANYFNAWTNVGHDQLPQLDRLNDDATDMALRDIHPFQTAYVPGYKGYALANSPYYDPQTYAVRRLLDTSPDTLDSIQILQLDVNQRWQTKRGYPGMEHTVDWLTLDLSASIFPDKNRDNFGHNVSFLEYDSYWYVGDRTGITSSGWFDPYDPGVSYWNIGTYLNRPDRTSFYIGYRQFDPVRSKALTASVQYVFSQKYSIIASTTYDFGLNQSLSNTLMFSRTGTDLTINFGFNYNAILNNFGFQFEVVPNLLASRGTGSGLFGPAAGGGIGR comes from the coding sequence GTGGGTTGGCGAACCGCGTTTATTGGAGCTGTGTGCACTTTCGTGCTCGCAGGGTTTGGGAATCCGGCCTCGGCTCAGGATCCTGTCCTTCCGCGCTTCGTAGAACCAATTCCGATCCCCTCCAACGATTCGAACTCACAATCCAGATCCTCTCAATCCTCGCAAGTTAACACCCCGGTGCCCGGGATTACGACGGCCGCCCCACCTTCGGGAAATGCGACCATACCCGTGTCTCCGCCGGTTACGCCGGCCCAGAGTGCGATTCCTCTTCCCACGGGAGCAACTCGCTTGCTGCAGTTCGGGATGCGAACTTCGCGAGGCTTCAACATCAAGTACGTTGATGGACCGCAGGGACAGCAGATTGCCATCCTGACGGGTGGGATCAAAATGTTCGCCACCTTCATCAAGGGGGACAAGAGCACCTTTCTCGATGTTCAAGCCGACGATGTGGTTGTATGGCTCAAAGGGGGACAAATCGACGAGTTGATTAATTCATCGACTCCACAGCCGGCGGGCAACGAGCGGGAAATTGAAGTTTTCATGTCGGGTAATGTCATCGTCCGGTACGGCAACTCCACGGAGAAGAAGAATGCGGATGGCACCCCGCAAGAAGATAAGACCATGCGAGCCGACAAGGTTTACTACGATGTGAGTAAAGATAAAGCGATCGCGGTCAATGGCGTATTGCAATTCTTCCGGCAGGGGCTCCGCGATCCGGCAGTGATTAAGGCACGAGAAATTCTGCAATTGTCGCCGACGGAATTCCGGGCTCAAGCCGTTCAGATGTCCTCCAGCAGTCTACCGTCCGATCCGGGCGTTAGCATGAACGCCCAGACCGTGGACATTGTTCAGGAACCGGACATTCGCCGAAATATTTTCGGCAACCAATACTACAACCGCTTGTTGCAGCAGGATATCACTTCACCGGAGACGCTTTTTGAAGCGCAAAATGTGACGCTGCAGGCGATGGAGTATCCGTTTTTCTACGTGCCCTACATGGCAGGTAACGTGAATCGACCTCTCGGGCCGCTGGAAAGTGTTGCGTTCCGAACCGACAAGATCTTCGGTACCCAGATTCTCACGACCTGGAGCGTCCTCGACCTTCTCGCCATGACTCCGCTCCCCGGCGAACGCTGGGATCTGCAAGCGGATTACCTGAGCGATCGGGGGCCGGCCCTGGGCACCAGTTACAGCAATCGCGGCGACAAGTTTTACGGCATGGATATGCCGTTCATGACGGAATTCAAAGCGTATGGGATTTACGATCAGGGGCATGACAAACTGGGTGGGCCGCGCGAGAACGATTTTGAGCCTTCGCAATATCGAAGTCGAATATCCTGGAAAGGTCAGCTGGAAGTCACGGAAGAGTTGACGTTCATGGGTCAGATCGCTCATCTGAGCGATCCGCGCTTTCTGGAATCTTACTACAAGCCGGAATTCGATTCGGGCGATAACCTCGAATCCTTCGGCTACCTGAAATATCAGGATGGCATCGGTGCAGTCTCCGTTCTGGGTAAGGCGAATTTCGATCGCTTCTGGGTTACCGAAACCAACTGGTTGCCTAAAGCGAGTGGCTACTGGCTCGGCCAATCGTTCTTCGATACCTTCACATATAACGCCTGGGGCAGCGCGGGTTACGCCCAGTTGAATCCGGCCCGTACAACGCTTTCGCCATTCTCTCCACCGGGGCAGATCAATACTCTGCCGTTTCCCTACGAGCCTACCGATCAGAAAACCAGCACGGGTCGCTTCGATGTGATGCAGGAAATCAGCTTGCCTTTCAATGCCGGACCTGTGAAAGTCGTCCCGTATGCGAAGGTCGATCTGGCCTACTACAGCAATGACTTACAGGGGCAGGATGTCGGCCGGTTTTACGGTGGCGGCGGGGTGCGAACGAGCCTGCCGATGTCGCAATTGTACTCCGACGTCGAAAGTGAATTGCTCAACCTGAACGGTTTGAATCACAAAATCACTTTCGGTGCCAACTACTTCAACGCCTGGACCAACGTGGGGCATGATCAACTTCCCCAATTGGATCGGTTGAATGATGACGCGACAGATATGGCCTTGCGGGATATCCATCCCTTCCAGACGGCTTATGTGCCGGGATATAAGGGCTATGCTCTGGCCAACTCGCCTTATTACGATCCGCAGACTTATGCGGTCCGACGGCTTTTGGATACCAGCCCGGATACCTTGGATAGCATTCAAATTTTGCAATTGGACGTGAATCAGCGATGGCAGACCAAACGCGGCTACCCGGGGATGGAGCATACCGTCGACTGGTTGACCTTAGACCTGTCGGCAAGTATCTTCCCCGATAAGAACAGGGATAACTTCGGTCATAATGTCTCGTTCCTGGAATATGATTCCTACTGGTACGTCGGCGACCGGACGGGCATTACCTCCAGCGGTTGGTTCGATCCGTACGATCCAGGGGTGAGTTATTGGAATATCGGAACGTATCTCAATCGGCCCGATCGCACCAGCTTCTACATCGGCTACCGTCAGTTCGACCCGGTGCGTTCCAAAGCCTTGACCGCCAGCGTGCAATACGTGTTCAGTCAGAAGTATTCAATCATCGCAAGTACTACCTACGACTTCGGCCTGAATCAGAGTCTGTCCAACACTCTGATGTTCTCCCGAACGGGTACGGACTTGACGATCAATTTCGGCTTCAATTACAACGCGATCCTCAATAACTTCGGCTTCCAGTTTGAAGTGGTTCCCAACCTCTTGGCAAGTCGCGGTACTGGCTCCGGCTTATTTGGACCGGCCGCCGGGGGCGGAATTGGGCGATAA